The sequence below is a genomic window from Candidatus Desulfatibia profunda.
AATTAAACTGACAACATAACTTGCCAAAAAAGCAAATATCTAATGATTTCTATCTGATGTGATACTAAAAATGTATCTGGTTTTTGTTTAAAAAAATTATTATCAAATCCCGATTACCTTCCTCACCCAATATAACGCGTTTTTTTCAGATATAATAGCGACTTACTATTCTTTACAACTGTCAATATCCTGCTGACATTGTTTTTCTTTTTTCTTTTCGGCAAGCCTTACTTCTCTTCTGGCGCGGGCCTCGCGGTGACGTCTGAATTCATCTTCGGTTTCCAGGACAAGCTTCGGCACTTCTTTGGGCCGCCCTGTTTCATCCAGAGCCACAAAGGTCAGGTACGCCGAAGCAGTATGCCGGACCTGACCGCTCAAAAGGTTTTCGGTTTCAGCCCGAACACCGACTTCCATGGATGTTCGCCCCACAAAATTGAGACTGGCTTTAAGGGTTAAAAGGTCGCCGATAAACGCCGGATGGTAAAAGTCCAGCCGGTCAATGGATGCGGTCACGACATTGCAGCGGGCGTGACGGACCGCGACAACTCCGGCGGCGATGTCGATGTGTTTCATGATCACGCCGCCGTGAACGTTGCCGGCAGGATTGGCATCCTGCGGCAGCATAACATGTGACATGATGACCTGTGACTCACCGGCCTTTTTTGCTTCCATGGAAACCTCCCCGCAGGTTTTAGCTGCTATTTGCCAAAGGGAAGCCCTTTGAAAATCCCTTTAATTTGTTCTTCCACAGATTTGGTGTCACCTTTCTTTTTGTCGCCGCCCAGGAGGCTTTTTTGCAGTTCCGGGAGTGTTTCTTCAATCTTCTTTTTAAACAGGCCTTCAAGATCGGGACGAAAATTCGGTGACGCAAAACTCCCGCTCACCAGTACAGGCACCGTGATTCCGGAACGCTCCATGGCATCCCCCTGCCCTTTGAGGGTGCCAACGAATTTGGGTTCCACCCGAAAATCGAGGGTCTCTGTAACCAGATCAGCCTTGCCGGCCGCAGTTATGCGCAAAAGGGGCGACAGCATCGTGGTATTGGAGGTTGTGGTAAGCCCGCGTTTTACGGCAAAGGGCACGTGAATTTCGGCAAAATCGGTTTTTGGCTTTTGCGCGGATTTCTCGGCCAGACCAAAGGCGGCCTGCACGTTGCGGACCATTCCCGCCAGGTCGATGCCCTTGACGGCACCGTCTTTGAAAAGCAGATCTCCGTTGCCGTCGAGGGTTTTTTTAATCTGACCGGCTTCATCGCCCGACATGGCCAAAGACAATGTGGCCTTTAAGGTTCCTTCCAGAAAATCCTTTTTGAGAACATCATTGAGCAGGGGGCCGGCCTGAATGCCCTCCGCCTCCAGTTTGAATTCGGTGGCCGGGGTGTCTTTCTGCACATTTAAGGCGCCCTTGCCGGATACTGCACCCTGATACAGCTTCAGGCTGAAGGGATCCAGATCGAAGATACCGTTTTTGGCGTTAATTTTAAGATGAACATTCTCCATTCTGGCGTTCTTGATTTTAAGTTTTCCGATCCGGGCGTTGCCGTTTAAGACCAGTTTTCGCAGCGGCGTGTAATCGACCTTTTTGGCAGCAGGTTTGGGGACTTCGGCCTTTGTACCGCCTTGTGAGGATTGGTTCTTTTTATCGGCCTCTGAGGATGGGCTCTTTTTATCGCCATCCGAGAGTTGCTTCT
It includes:
- a CDS encoding acyl-CoA thioesterase, which gives rise to MEAKKAGESQVIMSHVMLPQDANPAGNVHGGVIMKHIDIAAGVVAVRHARCNVVTASIDRLDFYHPAFIGDLLTLKASLNFVGRTSMEVGVRAETENLLSGQVRHTASAYLTFVALDETGRPKEVPKLVLETEDEFRRHREARARREVRLAEKKKEKQCQQDIDSCKE